The DNA region gcctccccgtttccaacttcaaaaaaacacaaaaaaataaataagtaaataaataaagcacgtAGGAAACATTCAAAAATATTGATCACGCACTAAGCCATAATCAAGTCTCAATAAGGTTCGGAGTTGTTATCCCACAGACCACGTTTTCTACTGTCATGTAATTAAGAAAGATTTCAATAACAAAGCTGAAATTAATAAAACCCAAaccaataataaaatatgacatatctGAACTTATAGAAAAGTAGTTTTTAGAGGGCAATTTATATACTTAAATGCACACATCAAAAAACAAGGAAGGCTGGAAATTAATGAGCTCAGCGTCCAAtttaagaaatcagaaaaagaacaacagaatAAATCCAAAAAATGTAGAAGGAAGGAGATCaaaaaagataagagcagaaattaaagaaatagaaaacaaagatacAATAGAGAGAAGCAACAAagccaaaagttggttctttgaaaagactaacaaaatagacaaacctCTGGTGAGATTGATCAAGAAAAAGAGTGAGAAGGCACAAATAACCAATATCAGCAAAGAAAAAGGATTCATAACTACAGATTATATacagcaaagaataaaaaataagagaagtttatgccaataaatttgagaacacagacaaaatggaccaATTAATTCCCAGAAAACTTTAACTtaccaaaactgactcaagaaggaaatcttaagtAGTTCTCTAACTGCTTAAGGAATTGAAGCAGCAATTAAAACTCTTCCtaccaaaaatgaatgaattaacgaatgaatgaataaatggagttaacgaaacaaaaatagaaagaggCAGGATTTTCTAGTTGATATGTGTATTACAGGTAGGTAATGAGATACTGATTCCCTTAGCTGTGGAGGTGTCCATGGAGAACCTGGGCGGTGGAGACCCTAGGCAGGCTGCCTCTTTCGATGGTAGCCTCCTGTGGAGATCCTCAGAGGTTGACCCCTAGTGAAACAGGGTCTGACAAATCCCTTTCCCGTACCTGCAGGTAGTGAGTATGAATGAGTAACACCCAGCACTCAGTTACTGCTCTGTGGTAAGCGTGCTAAGCAGGGCCAAGGAGGAGCTCAATCACTGGGACAGCCTCTTTCGTAGCCAGTTTCTGCAGTCTTCTGCTCACTGCGGACAAGGGGCATTGGAGCTGCTGAGGAATCTGTGATCCAGTTGCCAAGAAAAACCATCCACAGCCAAGTTGTGACTGGTTGGGGTGGGGTTGGGTGCAGGAAGGCCAAGCAGGGGCTGCTAGGTAGTGTAGCTCCAGGTAGATGCCTTGAAAATCTGTCTTCCCGAATATCAGATACTTGTATCCATTTTCAGCGGATGAACCCTTTTAACGGTGTCCGAGCTAGCTGCGGGGTGATGATCCTAACAATGATGCATGTTCTGCAAATAAGAGCTTcatcattattttgaaataatttatataaaagagtTCAATTGGTTTGAAATCTAATGATATGATcacaagaaattttaacaatatatttgtcaatgaaacaaaaagaaaagctgtCAGATACCATTTcgatgttaaacatttttgaagaatttaaaaattggttttaaatactttattaccTACTTACACATAGGTTTTTGTTGATCATGGCTATTAAAAATCTGAAAGAACACATCATTGAAAAATCTTGAGCATAATTTGTGGGTAACTATTTCAAGCATAAAaacctaatataaaataaacatgctaTGAAAGCAGATTCCAAATTTCTCACTTAGAAATATGAAAAgactttatttagaagtttagtattaattcaatattaaaaagaaaaacaccaaacCAAGATGGTTGCAGGAGAAATCTACCAAATAGACCATTCTAAAGCCACACAGCATCTTCCAGAATTCTGTAAAAGAGGGAACACTGATTCATTCTATGATACCAGCAAAACTTGAAGTGAAAAGCAGAGAAGGACAGCATGAGGAAGGAAAATTAAAGACCAATTTTACTTATGGACAGAGACATAAAAACCCTAAACAATATTAACAAACTAAACCTAGTActatataagaaagaaaagatcagGGCCAAGGTGTGTTTATACCAGAAATGAAATGCAAGGGTGATCTAACATGAGGAAAATCTATAAATGGCACTAAACACATTATCATATTATTGGAGAAAAACCCAtaactattggccctggccggttggctcaatggtagagcgtcggcctggcgtgcagaagtcccaggttcgattcccggccagggcacacaggagaagcgcccatctgcttctccacctctcctcctctccttcctctctgtctctctcttcccctcccgcagccgaggctccattggagcaaagatggcccgggcgctggggatggctccgtggcctctgccccaggcgctagagtggctctggtcgcaacagagtgacgccccggaggggcagatcatcgccccctggtgggcagagcgtcgcccctggtgggcgtgccgggtggatcccggtcgggcgcatgcgggagtctgtctgactgtctctccctgtttccagcttcagaaaaatacaaaacaaacaaacaaacaaacaaaaaaaaaacccacccataactattctaaaaaatagagaagttatttgattaaaatttcaGTGCCCTTTgatgatttaaaaacaataataaaaatattcttagcaTACAGAAAAAGGATTGaacttgtcatttattttattttatttttttaggtgagaggaggggagatagtgaggcagactcctgcatgtgccctgaccagaatccacctgggaACCCTGTctcgggctgatgcttgagtaccgagtttattttagcacctgaggctgacatgcttgaacCACCTGAGCTAACCTAAGCACGtgggccatgctcaaactaatcaagccactggctgtgggagaggaggggagaaagaggggggagaagcagatggtcatttctcctgtgtgccctcaccagaaattgaacccaggacatccttaTGCTGAggcaacactctatctactgagccactggccagggacaGAACTTGTCATTCTTAATAGGGAAAACTTAGTGGTGtttcctctaaagcaggggtagtcaacctttttatacctacagcccacttttgtatctcccttagtagtaaaattttctaactgcccaccggttccacagtaatgttgatttataaagtagggaagtaacttaatttgtaaaatttacaaagcagggTTACagcaaataataattacttaccaagtactttatgtcggatttttgctctttagcagaataaatctttataaaacaacttactatagttaaatctatctttttatttatactttggttgctctgctaccgcccaccatgaaagctggaactggtgggcggtagggaccaggttgactatcactgctcAAAAACATccaacaagacaaggatgcccactacCATCTTTTCTATTCAACACTGTCTTATCTTACTAAGAGGTCCTGGCCATCATAgtgagacaataaaaataaaggtataaagattggaatgaaaaaaaaaaccaaattatcaatatttataGCTGATATATTTGTCATCATAGAAAACAAGAGAATATTCAGGCAACTTAAAAGGAACCGTGGCTCCTTGAGAAATGGTCGATTCTAGGGTTgaggcagaaaaaaatacaagatgtGTAGGAAGCAGCTTCAAGTGCCAGCAAGTAAGGAAGTGCTCACAAACAAAAAGATGAGGGCATGTGAGAAGGAACAGGATCAACCTGAACAAGCCTCCAGCTGGAACAACTTGAACAACAAGACAAATAATATTCAGCAGTACTGGTTTCATAactcaaaattattaaaaaaaatatgcacgAGTTCATACTGATAAAAGCAAGTGACTGAATAAacgagcacataaatatataaataagtatataagggaaaagaaacaaatcatttttttacagaagaattccaaataatacatgtaaatataCCCCCTTCAAGAGGTGGAGCTtaattcctcccctctccttgagggTGGGCTAGATTCTTCCAGAAAACAGGGAATGAAAAGGGAAAAACTGTAACTTTGCCGTGGATGAACGTGGAAACCATCTTAACCAAGTGATGAAGGTCAGCATCACCAGTGATGTCATGGGGCTGTCCCACGCCCCTGGTATGATGTAATGCAAAGAGCACGTCAGCTCTGTAGTGTTTCTTCCAAAAACAAGCCCAGTCTAATTATGAGGAACACTTCAGACAAATCCAAATTCTTTAGTATACCTCAAAAGTGCTAAGGTCACGAAAAACGAGTCAAGACTGAGCAGCTGTCATAGACCAGAGGACACTAAAGAGACAGGACAACTTAAATGCAATGTAGTATTTTTGAATTGGATCCTAGAACAGAAAGAGAACATTAGTGGGAAAACTGATAAATCCATACCAAGTCTGAAGTTTAGTTAGTAGTAATATAGCATTGTGGctttcttagttttgacaaatatgCTATGGTGAAGAGTATATAGGAACTCTCTAGACTATCTCTTTATATAGTTTTCTATTactataaaattattctaaaattaaaagtttgtttaaaaagaatatgTTTAGCAACGTAAATGGCtataatatcaatatttaaaaatcagctttggctaaagcctgccagacttacatgcctttgctgtgaggaaaagggacactggaaggtaggcttccccctcgttcctctaagggagggttcaatctcttccagccctgctccagccacgtatgacctaaccttgcccagaatgctgaggtttgccacggaaggctgaaggtgcccagggccgttggccccatctacaacactgtggacgagcctagggtatttcttccaagaagcaggtaaactgatctcatttgcacaagggccacttaactatgtcttgcctgaatactaaggtttttttattcttccctcaaagatctctgttgtgggtgtcgatagtcttattttctgctgctttaatatatagtgtttcctttattcctcctacctcaatgccccactcatatttcagactgggacctactcctaatttagagctctctttcccccttttgccaacttctattatgaatctacctttgccacccagcttagtgtatcccaaggttctctttaccaagccacagtcacagagccccagggaaaagcaacctggtctcatctctccaggcagaggagaacagaagctccatatccacacatgctgcagatggcttttccagtctacctgaatcattaccagctagaagcagcggtcattgggacttagacgtgagctgcaaagtatagaattgtgacaacaattccagtgccatgctgactttttctggatgtggacttttcctggactcctgctccttgtgacaactcctaacagactgaactggggttgggttgcatttgcagggatttggaatggtgatggtgccaacatggacttggtgaatatgttaaagatactactcttttatggattcttgctgtattggccaagaatttgcttaaaggctttaatcagtgtaaaaaaaatagaatactggataaagaagatgtggcacatatacaccatggtatactattcagccataagaaatgatgacatcggatcatttacaacaaaatggtgggatcttgataacattatacggagtgaaataagtaaatcagaaaaaaaaaagaactgcaggattccatacattggtgggacataaaaatgagacatggacaagggtgtggtggttaggggtggcaggggagggaaggagggagagagggaggggcacaaagaaaactagatagaaggtgacggaggacaatcagactttgggtgatgggcatgcaacataattgattgacaagataacctggacatgttttctttgaatatatgtaccctgatttattgatgtcaccccattaaaattaataaaaattaaaaaaaaaatcagttttgggCCTAACctctggtggtggtgcagtggataaggcatcaacctggaatgctggggccactcattcaaaaccctgggcttgcctggtcaaggcacatatgggagttggtgcttcctgctcctccccactcctctttctctctctctctcttctctttaaaacgaaatcttttttaaaaagaaagaaaaaagtctctctctctcgtctctaaaatgaataaataaaatcttataaaaatatttaaaaaataaaactcaacttTGGCCccggccagtttgctcagtggacagagcatcggcccagcatatggatgtcccaggtttaattcacaatcagggcacacaagagaagcaactatctgtgtctctccccctttccccctcccttagCCTgtagctccattggttcgagcatcgccccaggtgctgaggatagcttagttggtaaGAGCAATAGCGTTATGTGCTgaaaacagcttggttgattgagcatcagccctaggtgggagttgctgagtggatcctggtcagggcacatgcaggagtctgtctcaccatctcccctcctttcacatttaaaaaaaaaatcaacttcatTGCTACACCcctccaaaagaaaaaatattacataacaaGATCTCATTTATAATAGCAGCAAACCCCACAAATACCAGGAATAAATCTAACACAAGATATGCAAGACCTGTATTAcaaaattatacacttgaaacctataaagttttattaaccattgccaccccaataacttcaataagtaaaaaatgttttaagttttaaaaaataataaaagcaatgaaagaaagaaaagat from Saccopteryx leptura isolate mSacLep1 chromosome X, mSacLep1_pri_phased_curated, whole genome shotgun sequence includes:
- the KANTR gene encoding KDM5C adjacent transcript — translated: MNPFSLLILVICAFSLFFLINLTRGLSILLVFSKNQLLALLLLSIVSLFSISLISALIFFDLLPSTFFGFILLFFF